One segment of Niabella beijingensis DNA contains the following:
- a CDS encoding glutamate synthase subunit beta, translating to MGKPTGFLEFSRETPQKKAVTERVQHYKEFVELFPEDKLNNQAARCMDCGVPFCHSGCPLGNVIPEFNDAVYRKEYKEAYDILSSTNNFPEFTGRICPAPCESACVLGINQPPIAIEEIEKHIIEIAFDRGFVSKKGPNIRTGKKVAVVGSGPSGLAAAAQLNYAGHNVTVFERDEKPGGLLRYGIPDFKLEKWVIDRRIEVMQEEGIEFRCHSNVGKNVSVHDLLRNYDAVVLCGGSTVPRNLPIPGRELKGVHFAMDFLKQNNKRVDGKDFLAHSDIESNILTGEVLATGKNVVVIGGGDTGSDCVGTSNRHRAVSVTQFELLPMPPTERTDIMPWPSYPMLLKTTTSHEEGANRHWSIATKEFKGDDNGNLKSLVVVDLEWKTPEPGKPAQFTEIPGSEREMPCELALLAMGFVHPQHQGLLEELDTELDNRGNVKATEQEYKTNIPKVFTAGDMRRGQSLVVWAISEGRECARKVDEFLMGHSILESKEQSVLMSFE from the coding sequence ATGGGTAAACCAACAGGATTTTTAGAGTTTTCGAGAGAAACTCCCCAAAAGAAAGCAGTAACAGAGCGTGTTCAGCACTATAAAGAATTTGTTGAATTATTTCCTGAAGATAAACTAAACAACCAGGCCGCAAGATGTATGGACTGTGGTGTTCCTTTTTGCCACAGTGGTTGTCCGCTGGGTAATGTGATCCCGGAATTCAATGATGCCGTTTATCGTAAAGAATACAAGGAGGCATACGATATTTTAAGTTCGACCAATAATTTTCCGGAGTTCACCGGGAGGATATGCCCCGCACCCTGTGAATCGGCCTGTGTGCTGGGCATCAATCAGCCGCCGATCGCTATTGAAGAGATCGAAAAGCACATCATTGAAATCGCGTTTGATCGCGGTTTTGTTTCCAAAAAAGGCCCCAATATCCGTACTGGTAAAAAAGTAGCGGTAGTGGGCAGCGGCCCCTCTGGTCTTGCTGCAGCTGCTCAGTTGAACTATGCAGGACATAATGTAACAGTTTTTGAGCGGGATGAGAAACCCGGTGGGCTCCTCCGGTATGGCATTCCGGATTTCAAACTGGAGAAATGGGTGATCGACCGTCGTATCGAAGTAATGCAGGAAGAAGGTATTGAGTTCCGTTGCCACTCCAACGTGGGTAAGAATGTAAGTGTTCATGACCTGCTGCGCAATTATGATGCAGTGGTCTTGTGCGGTGGTAGCACAGTTCCCCGTAATCTTCCCATTCCGGGCCGCGAATTAAAAGGGGTGCATTTCGCCATGGATTTCCTGAAACAGAATAATAAACGCGTGGACGGAAAGGATTTTCTGGCGCACAGCGACATAGAAAGCAATATTTTAACAGGGGAAGTACTGGCGACAGGAAAGAATGTTGTGGTAATCGGAGGAGGTGATACCGGAAGCGATTGTGTAGGAACCAGCAACCGGCACAGAGCGGTTTCCGTAACACAATTTGAGTTATTACCCATGCCCCCTACAGAACGGACAGATATCATGCCCTGGCCCTCCTACCCCATGCTGCTGAAAACAACTACCAGTCATGAGGAAGGTGCCAACCGTCATTGGTCCATTGCCACCAAGGAATTTAAAGGCGATGACAATGGAAATCTTAAATCACTTGTTGTTGTTGATCTGGAATGGAAGACCCCTGAACCCGGAAAGCCTGCCCAGTTTACAGAGATCCCAGGCTCGGAGCGTGAAATGCCTTGTGAACTGGCATTACTGGCAATGGGATTTGTACACCCCCAACACCAGGGGCTGCTGGAAGAACTGGATACAGAGTTGGACAACAGGGGAAATGTAAAAGCCACCGAACAGGAATACAAGACCAATATACCCAAAGTATTTACTGCCGGTGATATGAGAAGGGGCCAAAGCCTGGTTGTATGGGCGATCAGTGAAGGGCGCGAATGCGCCCGGAAAGTAGACGAATTCCTGATGGGCCATTCCATTCTGGAGTCTAAGGAACAATCCGTTTTGATGTCTTTTGAATAA
- the gltB gene encoding glutamate synthase large subunit, whose amino-acid sequence MTEKKGLYDPSFERDACGIGFVANIKGNKNHQTISDALTVLENMDHRGACGYEPNTGDGAGIMIQIPHELFYDECLQMGISLPAVEEYAVGMVFFPKEVKAREECRDIFTRAAEKMHMKVIRWRNVPVNPDGIGSSALSVEPDIEQVFLQRPDNIKTAEEFERKLFVLRKYATHLTTNAVKKDPIGFYISSLSCRTVIYKGQFTSFQVRTYYKDLTDNRTVSAFGLVHSRFATNTFPSWRLAQPFRFIAHNGEINTLQGNLNWLRSSENSFDSPLFTQEEMDMLVPIVSNDQSDSACLDNMIELLALTGRSLPHVMMMLIPEAWDGNEDMDPVKKAFYEFHACLMEPWDGPASISFTDGKIIGATLDRNGLRPSRYCVTSDGRVIMASETGALPVDQSLVIEKGRLQPGKMFVVDMEQGRIISDEELKQEICSQKPYGDWLNKHKIRLNELPEPRVMFTNLSEDQIFRYQKSFGYTSEDVENIIAPMAVTGKEPIGAMGVDTPLAVLSDQPQHLSSYFKQLFAQVTNPPIDPIRERMVMSLATFVGDNGSLLVEDEMDCHVVALKQPVLNNFELETLRSIDTGTFQAKTLQCYFRADGKPGSLEKGLDRICSYAEDAVNDGFEVLVLQDRAIDSQHAPIPSLLAIAAVHHHLIRRGLRGKVGLVVEAGDVWEVHHFACLLGFGATAINPYLAFSTIRNLKESGKLKTTLSVDELNKNYIKAVSDGLLKVFSKMGISTLQSYQGAQIFEIIGLNQAVVRKYFTGTTSRIEGMGLDEIAREAVTKHHFGFSQKPSPVDQLPTGGFYQWKRKGEAHLFNPQTIHLLQYSTKMNDYNIFKKYTKLVNDQTTKAITLRGLLDFKRTRKPISIDEVEPAADIYKRFATGAMSFGSISWEAHTTLAVAMNRLGGKSNTGEGGEDEARYTPLENGDSMRSAIKQVASARFGVTSLYLTEADELQIKMAQGAKPGEGGQLPGDKVDDWIGKTRHATPGVGLISPPPHHDIYSIEDLAQLIFDLKNANRHARINVKLVSKAGVGTIAAGVTKAKADVVLIAGHDGGTGASPMSSIRHAGLPWELGVAEAQQTLVKNKLRSRVVLQTDGQMRTGRDIVIAAMLGAEEWGVATAALIVEGCIMMRKCHLNTCPVGVATQDPELRKRFTGNPDHVVNFFKFLTEDMREVMAELGYRTVEEMIGQSNDLKVREGITHWKYKNLDLSPILYRQKEEEGIGLYHSEEQDHGIKSVLDWKFVEAAKPAIENGTAIKAAFDIVNTDRAAGTILSHEITKKYRSEGLPEDTVHLKLKGTAGQSFGAFCNKGITLELEGDANDYFGKGLSGAKLITYPDAKAGFVAEENSIIGNVAFYGATSGEGFIRGKAGERFAVRNSGATVVVEGVGDHGCEYMTGGRAVILGNTGRNFAAGMSGGLAYVYDASQKFADNCNKEMVELDPVNDVDAQFLNQYITRHYQYTSSPVAKFILDDFENQLKNFVKVFPSEYKKVLLAKEEQKQLA is encoded by the coding sequence ATGACAGAAAAAAAAGGATTATACGACCCTTCGTTTGAACGTGATGCCTGTGGTATTGGTTTTGTTGCCAACATAAAAGGCAATAAGAACCACCAGACCATTTCGGATGCGCTTACGGTCCTGGAGAACATGGATCACAGGGGCGCCTGCGGCTACGAGCCCAATACAGGGGACGGTGCGGGGATAATGATTCAGATCCCGCATGAACTTTTTTATGACGAGTGTCTTCAGATGGGTATCTCCCTTCCGGCAGTTGAAGAGTACGCAGTAGGCATGGTCTTTTTCCCGAAAGAGGTAAAAGCCCGGGAAGAATGCCGCGATATTTTTACCCGCGCGGCGGAAAAAATGCACATGAAGGTCATCCGCTGGCGCAATGTGCCGGTGAATCCGGATGGCATTGGTTCTTCCGCACTTTCTGTAGAACCGGACATTGAGCAGGTATTCCTTCAGCGGCCGGACAATATCAAGACAGCCGAAGAGTTTGAGCGCAAGCTTTTTGTGCTGCGCAAATATGCCACACACCTGACCACCAATGCGGTAAAAAAGGATCCGATCGGTTTTTATATCAGCTCGCTTTCCTGCAGAACAGTCATTTATAAAGGACAGTTTACCAGTTTCCAGGTACGTACTTATTATAAAGATCTTACAGACAACAGGACGGTAAGTGCTTTCGGGCTGGTACACTCCCGCTTTGCTACTAATACCTTCCCATCCTGGCGACTGGCACAGCCGTTCCGCTTTATTGCCCATAATGGTGAAATCAATACCCTGCAGGGAAACCTGAACTGGTTACGCTCCAGCGAGAACAGTTTTGATTCGCCCCTGTTCACACAGGAAGAGATGGATATGCTGGTGCCTATTGTAAGCAATGACCAGAGTGACTCTGCTTGTCTGGACAATATGATCGAACTACTGGCCCTTACCGGCCGTTCCCTGCCGCATGTAATGATGATGCTGATCCCCGAAGCATGGGATGGCAATGAGGATATGGACCCTGTTAAAAAAGCTTTTTACGAGTTTCATGCCTGTCTGATGGAGCCCTGGGACGGCCCGGCTTCCATTTCCTTTACCGACGGCAAGATCATTGGTGCTACGCTCGACCGGAACGGTTTACGTCCCTCTCGCTATTGTGTTACCAGCGACGGAAGGGTGATTATGGCCTCAGAAACCGGTGCACTCCCTGTGGATCAAAGTCTTGTAATCGAAAAAGGGCGCCTGCAGCCGGGTAAGATGTTTGTGGTGGATATGGAACAGGGACGGATCATCAGCGATGAGGAACTGAAACAGGAGATCTGTTCTCAAAAACCTTATGGCGACTGGCTGAATAAGCACAAGATCCGACTGAATGAACTGCCCGAACCAAGGGTGATGTTCACCAATCTGAGCGAAGACCAGATTTTCCGGTATCAGAAATCATTCGGGTATACTTCGGAAGATGTTGAAAATATTATTGCGCCCATGGCTGTTACGGGCAAGGAGCCCATCGGTGCCATGGGTGTGGATACCCCGCTGGCGGTACTGAGCGATCAGCCCCAGCACCTGAGCTCTTATTTCAAACAGCTGTTTGCACAGGTAACCAATCCGCCCATCGACCCGATCCGGGAACGCATGGTTATGTCGCTGGCCACATTTGTTGGCGACAACGGAAGCCTGCTGGTAGAAGATGAAATGGATTGCCATGTGGTAGCGCTCAAGCAGCCGGTGCTGAATAATTTCGAATTAGAGACCTTACGGAGCATCGATACCGGCACCTTCCAGGCCAAGACCCTCCAATGTTATTTCAGGGCAGATGGGAAACCGGGCTCCCTGGAAAAAGGGCTTGACCGTATCTGCTCTTATGCAGAAGACGCGGTGAATGACGGCTTTGAGGTATTGGTGCTCCAGGACCGGGCTATCGACAGTCAGCACGCCCCGATCCCCTCACTGCTGGCTATAGCAGCGGTGCATCATCATCTTATCCGGAGAGGTCTCCGGGGCAAGGTAGGCCTGGTGGTGGAAGCCGGAGATGTTTGGGAAGTACATCATTTTGCCTGCTTGCTGGGCTTTGGTGCCACTGCCATCAACCCATACCTGGCATTCTCCACGATCCGTAATCTGAAAGAAAGCGGAAAACTGAAGACCACTCTTTCCGTTGATGAATTAAATAAGAATTATATCAAAGCGGTTAGCGACGGTTTACTAAAGGTCTTTTCCAAAATGGGGATCTCCACCCTGCAATCTTACCAGGGAGCACAGATCTTTGAGATCATTGGTCTGAACCAGGCCGTAGTAAGAAAATACTTTACGGGAACTACTTCCCGGATCGAAGGAATGGGACTGGATGAAATTGCACGCGAGGCGGTGACCAAACATCATTTTGGATTCAGCCAGAAACCTTCACCCGTAGACCAGTTGCCCACCGGTGGTTTCTACCAGTGGAAACGGAAAGGGGAAGCACATCTTTTCAATCCGCAGACGATTCACCTGTTGCAGTATTCAACAAAAATGAATGACTACAACATTTTTAAGAAATATACGAAGCTGGTAAATGATCAGACCACAAAGGCGATCACGCTCCGGGGACTGCTCGATTTCAAACGGACACGGAAACCGATCTCCATTGACGAGGTAGAGCCCGCAGCGGATATTTATAAACGCTTTGCCACAGGAGCCATGAGCTTTGGTTCCATCAGCTGGGAAGCGCATACGACGCTGGCTGTTGCCATGAACCGCCTGGGTGGTAAAAGCAATACCGGTGAAGGTGGTGAAGATGAAGCACGTTACACACCGCTTGAAAATGGCGACAGCATGCGCAGTGCCATCAAACAGGTGGCCAGTGCCCGTTTTGGGGTAACCAGTCTTTACCTGACTGAAGCCGATGAACTGCAGATCAAAATGGCCCAGGGTGCCAAGCCCGGTGAAGGCGGACAGCTTCCCGGTGATAAAGTGGATGACTGGATCGGCAAGACCCGTCATGCGACACCGGGAGTAGGGTTGATCTCACCTCCCCCGCACCATGATATTTACTCTATTGAAGACCTGGCGCAGCTGATATTCGATCTGAAGAATGCCAACCGGCATGCCCGCATCAATGTAAAGCTGGTGAGCAAGGCCGGAGTAGGTACTATTGCCGCAGGAGTTACCAAGGCCAAGGCCGATGTGGTGCTGATTGCGGGTCATGACGGAGGTACCGGTGCATCGCCGATGAGCTCGATCCGGCACGCCGGATTACCCTGGGAACTGGGTGTGGCTGAAGCACAGCAAACCCTGGTTAAAAATAAACTGAGAAGCCGCGTAGTGCTGCAGACCGACGGCCAGATGCGCACCGGGCGGGATATTGTTATTGCCGCGATGCTGGGCGCTGAGGAATGGGGTGTGGCAACTGCTGCATTGATCGTGGAAGGCTGTATCATGATGCGTAAATGCCATCTGAACACCTGTCCTGTTGGTGTGGCTACACAGGATCCCGAATTGAGAAAACGGTTTACCGGAAACCCGGATCATGTGGTAAATTTCTTTAAGTTCCTTACGGAAGACATGCGCGAGGTAATGGCAGAACTGGGCTACCGGACCGTAGAAGAAATGATCGGACAATCAAATGATCTGAAAGTACGCGAAGGAATCACCCACTGGAAATATAAAAATCTTGATTTATCACCCATCCTTTACCGGCAGAAAGAAGAAGAGGGTATTGGCCTGTATCATTCTGAGGAGCAGGATCATGGTATTAAATCGGTGCTTGACTGGAAATTTGTGGAAGCCGCAAAACCGGCAATTGAAAACGGAACCGCGATCAAAGCAGCTTTTGATATTGTAAATACAGATCGTGCAGCAGGAACCATCCTCTCGCACGAGATCACCAAAAAATACCGTTCAGAAGGTCTGCCGGAAGATACGGTACATCTTAAGCTGAAAGGAACCGCAGGACAGAGTTTTGGCGCTTTCTGCAACAAAGGTATTACACTTGAACTGGAAGGCGACGCCAATGATTATTTTGGTAAAGGGCTTAGTGGTGCAAAACTGATCACCTATCCGGATGCCAAAGCAGGCTTTGTGGCCGAGGAAAACAGCATCATTGGCAATGTGGCATTTTATGGTGCCACCAGCGGTGAAGGCTTTATCCGCGGCAAAGCCGGCGAACGTTTTGCAGTTCGGAACTCCGGTGCTACTGTAGTGGTAGAAGGCGTTGGTGATCACGGCTGTGAATACATGACAGGAGGCCGGGCAGTTATCCTCGGCAATACCGGCCGCAATTTTGCTGCTGGTATGAGCGGGGGTCTCGCATATGTATATGATGCCAGCCAGAAATTTGCGGATAATTGCAATAAAGAAATGGTGGAGCTGGACCCTGTAAATGATGTGGATGCTCAATTCCTGAACCAGTATATCACCAGGCATTACCAGTACACCAGCAGCCCGGTGGCCAAATTCATTCTGGATGATTTTGAAAACCAGCTGAAGAACTTTGTAAAGGTGTTCCCTTCGGAATACAAAAAAGTTTTACTGGCAAAAGAAGAGCAAAAACAATTGGCATAA